The Impatiens glandulifera chromosome 3, dImpGla2.1, whole genome shotgun sequence genome contains a region encoding:
- the LOC124932952 gene encoding chitinase 2-like codes for MDFSKNLQIFITTFLILQYSHLTQPATQNSGDLFREYIGAEFNGVTFSDVPINPNVEFHFILAFAIDYTTSSPSPTNGKFNVFWDSDNLNPSSVSSIKNRHQNVKVALSLGGDSVGDGSAYFNPSSIDSWVSNAVSSLTAIIQQYNLDGIDIDYEHFQADPDTFSECIGRLITTLKQNRVISFASIAPYDDDQVQTHYLALWKRYGHVIDYVNFQFYAYDSGTTVDQFMGYFHTQTSNYNGGKIMASFATDGSGGLSPKHGFFTACSRLKSQQQLDGIFVWSADNSMENGFPYEKQSQSLLAIQH; via the coding sequence atggaCTTCTCTAAGAACTTGCAAATCTTCATCACAACATTTCTCATTCTCCAATATTCTCACCTCACTCAACCCGCCACCCAAAACTCCGGCGACCTATTCCGAGAATACATCGGAGCCGAATTCAACGGCGTCACATTCTCCGACGTCCCCATAAACCCCAACGTCGAATTCCACTTCATCCTCGCCTTCGCCATCGACTACACCACCTCCTCCCCATCTCCCACCAACGGAAAATTCAACGTTTTTTGGGACTCCGACAATCTAAACCCATCCTCAGTCTCTTCCATCAAGAACCGACACCAAAACGTAAAGGTAGCCCTAAGCTTGGGCGGCGACAGCGTGGGTGATGGCAGCGCCTATTTCAACCCTTCTTCAATCGATTCATGGGTTTCCAATGCCGTCTCGTCCCTAACCGCGATCATACAACAGTATAACCTTGACGGAATTGATATCGATTACGAGCATTTCCAAGCCGATCCAGATACCTTCTCTGAATGCATTGGCCGCCTCATTACTACTCTGAAGCAAAACAGAGTCATTTCATTCGCCTCAATTGCTCCATACGACGACGATCAAGTTCAGACCCATTACTTGGCGCTTTGGAAGAGATATGGGCATGTTATTGATTATGTCAATTTCCAATTCTATGCTTACGATTCGGGGACGACCGTGGATCAGTTCATGGGATACTTTCATACTCAAACCTCTAACTATAATGGGGGGAAGATCATGGCTAGCTTTGCTACCGACGGGAGCGGAGGGCTTTCCCCGAAACATGGGTTCTTTACGGCTTGCAGTAGGCTCAAAAGTCAGCAACAATTGGATGGAATATTCGTTTGGTCTGCTGATAATTCCATGGAAAATGGATTCCCATACGAGAAACAGTCGCAGTCGCTTCTGGCCATCCAACATTAA